The following are from one region of the Oryzias latipes chromosome 12, ASM223467v1 genome:
- the LOC111948356 gene encoding uncharacterized threonine-rich GPI-anchored glycoprotein PJ4664.02-like, translating into MPVTDDNGLSTMLYEGTPAPTTPQTSRASVPKTTEQNTNTEAKISSISVKSTENPLMIDAMANLKDTLITTTTALTTMASMTNTTGVNSWTDPLTYTTTHHFTNILNTSSSTTTGPPEIPATSATVYSSKSNNTPIRTTPLSIGTKSPIATALGDVKGTENRSAVTENLFNSLLSTLASETPIQNQGSATSNWTVNTFKSAASTTHETLSDTPQTTTDPQTNSALIMSSTVLTKTNDTAAFSGLTENSKGEIPWDIKDLSTDMFPSSITDVTSTDMSVTSSFHKTSIDSVFNATLANTVSGTQNTTTPTLITATSQPTTPLKNWTSKTHPTSSTGDLNLASDTAHTTVLLDTFKSPEAGKRSEINFPAFLTTRHDSTHPTSATQVYKKSTDVSVTERNYQGLAATKDSSLLSSRFPDLMVSTSDKATTSTDDHLSSTGLTTSSLPNARPNVLISTTFDSGQSTDSLSSPSATTITHSKTIGGPTISTDTPVKITARTNTGSDSKNLLPTTTSQSWLSSTTSDITTFNNPSAFTNNWTTNNIQSTLKSEPKATTDIPITTNKQLLSPKANQTTSNALIITPATDTKNSVYPTTAILRETTSMPVTDDNGLSTMLYEGTPAPTTPQTSRASVPKTTEQNTNTEAKISSTSVKSTENPLMIDAMANLKDTLITTTTALTTMASMTNTTGVNSWTDPLTYTTTHHFTNILNTSSSTTTGPPEIPATSATVYSSKSNNTPIRTTPLSIGTKSPIATALGDVKGTENRSAVTENLFNSLLSTLASETPIQNQGSATSNWTVNTFKSAASTTHETLSDTPQTTTDPQTNSALIMSSTVLTKTNDTAAFSGLAENSKGEIPRDIKDLSTDMHPSSITDVTSTDMSVTSSFHKTSIDSVFNATLANTISGTQNTTTPTLITATSQPTTPLENWTSKTHPTSSTDDLNLASDTAHTTVLLDTFKSPEAGKRSEINFPAFLTTRHDSTHPTSVTQVYKKSTDVSVTERNYQGLAATKDSSLLSSRFPDLMVSTSDKATTSTDDHLSSTGLTTSSLPNARPNVLISTTFDSGQSTDSLSSPSATTITHSKTIGGPTISTDTPVKITARTNTGSDSKNLLPTTTSQSWLSSTTSDITTFNNPSAFTNNWTTNNIQSTLKSELKATTDIPITTNKQLLSPKANQTTSDALIITPATDTKNSVYPTTAILRETTSMPVTDDNGLSTMLYEGTPAPTTPQTSRASVPKTTEQNTNTEAKISSTSVKSTENPLMIDAMANLKDTLITTTTALTTMASMTNTTGVNSWTDPLTYTTTHHFTNILNTSSSTTTGPPEIPATSATVYSSKSNNTPIRTTPLSIGTKSPIATALGDVKGTENRSAVTENLFNSLLSTLASETPIQNQGSATSNWTVNTFKSAASTTHETLSDTPQTTTDPQTNSALIMSSTVLTKTNDTAAFSGLAENSKGEIPWDIKDLSTDMFPISITDVTSTDMSVTSSFHKTSIDSVFNATLANTVSGTQNTTTPTLITATSQPTTPLENWTSKTHPTSSTDDLNLASDTAHTTVLLDTFKSPEAGKRSEINFPAFLTTRHDSTHPTSVTQVYKKSTDVSVTERNYQGLAATKDSSLLSSRFPDLMVSTSDKAITSTDDHLSSTGLTTSSLPNARPNVLISTTFDSGQSTDSLSSPSATRIIHNKTIGGPTISTDTPVKITARTNTGSDSKNLLPTTTSQSWLSSTTSDITTFNNPSAFTNNWTTNNIQSTLKSELKATTDIPITTNKQLLSPKANQTTSNALIITPATDTKNSVYPTTAILRETTSMPVTDDNGLSTMLYEGTPAPTTPQTSRASVPKTTEQNTNTEAKISSISVKSTENPLMIDAMANLKDTLITTTTALTTMASMTNTTGVNSWTDPLTYTTTHHFTNILNTSSSTTTGPPEIPATSATVYSSKSNNTPIRTTPLSIGTKSPIATALGDVKGTENRSAVTENLFNSLLSTLASETPIQNQGSATSNWTVNTFKSAASTTHETLSDTPQTTTDPQTNSALIMSSTVLTKTNDTAAFSGLTENSKGEIPWDIKDLSTDMFPSSITDVTSTDMSVTSSFHKTSIDSVFNATLANTVSGTQNTTTPTLITATSQPTTPLKNWTSKTHPTSSTGDLNLASDTAHTTVLLDTFKSPEAGKRSEINFPAFLTTRHDSTHPTSATQVYKKSTDVSVTERNYQGLAATKDSSLLSSRFPDLMVSTSDKATTSTDDHLSSTGLTTSSLPNARPNVLISTTFDSGQSTDSLSSPSATTITHSKTIGGPTISTDTPVKITPRTNTGSDSKNLLPTTTSQSWLSSTTSDITTFNNPSAFTNNWTTNNIQSTLKSELKATTDIPITTNKQLLSPKANQTTSNALIITPATDTKNSVYPTTAILRETTSMPVTDDNGLSTMLYEGTPAPTTPQTSRASVPKTTEQNTNTEAKISSTSVKSTENPLMIDAMANLKDTLITTTTALTTMASMTNTTGVNSWTDPLTYTTTHHFTNILNTSSSTTTGPPEIPATSATVYSSKSNNTPIRTTPLSIGTKSPIATALGDVKGTENRSAVTENLFNSLLSTLASETPIQNQGSATSNWTVNTFKSAASTTHETLSDTPQTTTDPQTNSALIMSSTVLTKTNDTAAFSGLAENSKGEIPRDIKDLSTDMHPSSITDVTSTDMSVTSSFHKTSIDSVFNATLANTISGTQNTTTPTLITATSQPTTPLENWTSKTHPTSSTDDLNLASDTAHTTVLLDTFKSPEAGKRSEINFPAFLTTRHDSTHPTSVTQVYKKSTDVSVTERNYQGLAATKDSSLLSSRFPDLMVSTSDKATTSTDDHLSSTGLTTSSLPNARPNVLISTTFDSGQSTDSLSSPSATTITHSKTIGGPTISTDTPVKITARTNTGSDSKNLLPTTTSQSWLSSTTSDITTFNNPSAFTNNWTTNNIQSTLKSELKATTDIPITTNKQLLSPKANQTTSDALIITPATDTKNSVYPTTAILRETTSMPVTDDNGLSTMLYEGTPAPTTPQTSRASVPKTTEQNTNTEAKISSTSVKSTENPLMIDAMANLKDTLITTTTALTTMASMTNTTGVNSWTDPLTYTTTHHFTNILNTSSSTTTGPPKIPATSATVYSSKSNNTPIRTTPLSIGTKSPIATALGDVKGTENRSAVTENLFNSLLSTLASETPIQNQGSATSNWTVNTFKSAASTTHETLSDTPQTTTDP; encoded by the coding sequence ATGCCTGTCACAGATGACAATGGTTTATCTACCATGTTGTATGAAGGTACTCCTGCCCCTACAACTCCCCAGACAAGCAGAGCctccgtgcctaaaactactgAACAAAACACCAACACGGAAGCTAAGATTTCCTCCATTTCAGTCAAAAGCACTGAAAACCCACTAATGATTGATGCCATGGCAAACCTAAAAGACACTCTTATAACCACAACAACTGCACTTACCACTATGGCTTCCATGACTAACACTACAGGAGTAAACAGTTGGACTGATCCTTTGACTTATACTACAACACATCATTTCACAAATATCCTTAACACAAGCTCTTCTACAACAACGGGACCTCCTGAAATACCTGCTACCAGTGCCACAGTTTACTCATCTAAATCCAACAACACCCCAATTCGGACCACACCACTTAGCATTGGCACAAAATCACCAATAGCCACAGCTCTCGGTGATGTCAAAGGTACTGAAAATAGAAGTGCAGTCACAGAAAACCTGTTCAATAGTCTCCTCTCTACCTTGGCTTCTGAAACACCTATTCAAAATCAAGGTTCCGCTACCTCCAATTGGACTGtcaacacatttaaaagtgcAGCTTCGACCACTCATGAAACATTAAGTGACACTCCCCAAACCACCACAGATCCCCAAACAAATTCAGCTTTGATTATGTCCTCCACAGTGCTTACCAAAACCAATGACACTGCGGCATTCTCTGGACTTACTGAAAATTCAAAAGGTGAAATCCCATGGGACATAAAGGATTTGTCAACAGATATGTTTCCCAGCAGTATTACAGACGTCACATCCACTGACATGTCAGTTACATCCTCGTTTCATAAAACATCAATAGACTCAGTGTTCAACGCTACACTAGCCAACACGGTCAGTGGAACGCAAAACACCACCACACCCACTTTAATAACAGCCACCTCACAACCAACTACCCCACTTAAAAACTGGACGTCAAAAACACACCCAACCAGTTCTACTGGTGATCTGAATCTGGCCAGTGATACTGCACACACCACTGTTcttttagacacatttaaaagccCAGAAGCTGGCAAAAGATCAGAAATCAATTTCCCAGCTTTCCTTACCACACGACACGACAGCACACACCCAACAAGTGCTACGCAAGTATACAAGAAAAGCACAGATGTTTCTGTCACAGAAAGAAACTATCAAGGATTGGCTGCAACAAAAGATAGTAGTTTATTGAGCAGTCGGTTTCCGGATCTCATGGTTAGCACTTCCGATAAAGCGACTACATCAACTGATGACCATTTAAGTAGTACTGGTCTGACAACCTCCTCTTTGCCAAATGCCAGGCCTAATGTACTTATTTCCACCACATTTGATTCAGGGCAAAGTACCGATTCTCTCAGTTCCCCCAGTGCAACCACAATAACACACAGCAAAACCATTGGTGGCCCAACAATATCTACTGACACCCCAGTAAAAATCACAGCTCGCACAAACACAGGCTCTGATTCTAAAAACTTGTTACCAACCACAACCAGTCAGAGTTGGTTGTCAAGTACTACCTCTGATATTACAACCTTCAATAATCCAAGTGCCTTCACAAACAACTGGACAACCAACAACATTCAAAGCACTTTGAAATCTGAACCGAAAGCCACCACTGACATTCCAATCACCACCAACAAGCAGCTTCTTTCACCCAAAGCAAACCAGACTACCAGCAATGCATTGATTATCACCCCTGCTACTGACACTAAGAACTCTGTCTACCCAACAACTGCAATATTAAGGGAGACAACCAGTATGCCTGTCACAGATGACAATGGTTTATCTACCATGTTGTATGAAGGTACTCCTGCCCCTACAACTCCCCAGACAAGCAGAGCctccgtgcctaaaactactgAACAAAACACCAACACGGAAGCTAAGATTTCCTCCACTTCAGTCAAAAGCACTGAAAACCCACTAATGATTGATGCCATGGCAAACCTAAAAGACACTCTTATAACCACAACAACTGCACTTACCACTATGGCTTCCATGACTAACACTACAGGAGTAAACAGTTGGACTGATCCTTTGACTTATACTACAACACATCATTTCACAAATATCCTTAACACAAGCTCTTCTACAACAACGGGACCTCCTGAAATACCTGCTACCAGTGCCACAGTTTACTCATCTAAATCCAACAACACCCCAATTCGGACCACACCACTCAGCATTGGCACAAAATCACCAATAGCCACAGCTCTCGGTGATGTCAAAGGTACTGAAAATAGAAGTGCAGTCACAGAAAACCTGTTCAATAGTCTCCTCTCTACCTTGGCTTCTGAAACACCTATTCAAAATCAAGGTTCCGCTACCTCCAATTGGACTGtcaacacatttaaaagtgcAGCTTCGACCACTCATGAAACATTAAGTGACACTCCCCAAACCACCACAGATCCCCAAACAAATTCAGCTTTGATTATGTCCTCCACAGTGCTTACCAAAACCAATGACACTGCGGCATTCTCTGGACTTGCTGAAAATTCAAAAGGTGAAATCCCAAGGGACATAAAGGATTTGTCAACAGACATGCATCCCAGCAGTATTACAGATGTCACATCCACTGACATGTCAGTTACATCCTCGTTTCATAAAACATCAATAGACTCAGTGTTCAACGCTACACTAGCCAACACGATCAGTGGAACGCAAAACACCACCACACCCACTTTAATAACAGCCACCTCACAACCAACTACCCCACTTGAAAACTGGACGTCAAAAACACACCCAACCAGTTCTACTGATGATCTGAATCTGGCCAGTGATACTGCACACACCACTGTTcttttagacacatttaaaagccCAGAAGCTGGCAAAAGATCAGAAATCAATTTCCCAGCTTTCCTTACCACACGACACGACAGCACACACCCAACAAGTGTTACGCAAGTATACAAGAAAAGCACAGATGTTTCTGTCACAGAAAGAAACTATCAAGGATTGGCTGCAACAAAAGATAGTAGTTTATTGAGCAGTCGGTTTCCGGATCTCATGGTTAGCACTTCCGATAAAGCGACTACATCAACTGATGACCATTTAAGTAGTACTGGTCTGACAACCTCCTCTTTGCCAAATGCCAGGCCTAATGTACTTATTTCCACCACATTTGATTCAGGGCAAAGTACCGATTCTCTCAGTTCCCCCAGTGCAACCACAATAACACACAGCAAAACCATTGGTGGCCCAACAATATCTACTGACACCCCAGTAAAAATCACAGCTCGCACAAACACAGGCTCTGATTCTAAAAACTTGTTACCAACCACAACCAGTCAGAGTTGGTTGTCAAGTACTACCTCTGATATTACAACCTTCAATAATCCAAGTGCCTTCACAAACAACTGGACAACCAACAACATTCAAAGCACTTTGAAATCTGAACTGAAAGCCACCACTGACATTCCAATCACCACCAACAAGCAGCTTCTTTCACCCAAAGCAAACCAGACTACCAGTGATGCATTGATTATCACCCCTGCTACTGACACTAAGAACTCTGTCTACCCAACAACTGCAATATTAAGGGAGACAACCAGTATGCCTGTCACAGATGACAATGGTTTATCTACCATGTTGTATGAAGGTACTCCTGCCCCTACAACTCCCCAGACAAGCAGAGCctccgtgcctaaaactactgAACAAAACACCAACACGGAAGCTAAGATTTCCTCCACTTCAGTCAAAAGCACTGAAAACCCACTAATGATTGATGCCATGGCAAACCTAAAAGACACTCTTATAACCACAACAACTGCACTTACCACTATGGCTTCCATGACTAACACTACAGGAGTAAACAGTTGGACTGATCCTTTGACTTATACTACAACACATCATTTCACAAATATCCTTAACACAAGCTCTTCTACAACAACGGGACCTCCTGAAATACCTGCTACCAGTGCCACAGTTTACTCATCTAAATCCAACAACACCCCAATTCGGACCACACCACTCAGCATTGGCACAAAATCACCAATAGCCACAGCTCTCGGTGATGTCAAAGGTACTGAAAATAGAAGTGCAGTCACAGAAAACCTGTTCAATAGTCTCCTCTCTACCTTGGCTTCTGAAACACCTATTCAAAATCAAGGTTCCGCTACCTCCAATTGGACTGtcaacacatttaaaagtgcAGCTTCGACCACTCATGAAACATTAAGTGACACTCCCCAAACCACCACAGATCCCCAAACAAATTCAGCTTTGATTATGTCCTCCACAGTGCTTACCAAAACCAATGACACTGCGGCATTCTCTGGACTTGCTGAAAATTCAAAAGGTGAAATCCCATGGGACATAAAGGATTTGTCAACAGATATGTTTCCCATTAGTATTACAGACGTCACATCCACTGACATGTCAGTTACATCCTCGTTTCATAAAACATCAATAGACTCAGTGTTCAACGCTACACTAGCCAACACGGTCAGTGGAACGCAAAACACCACCACACCCACTTTAATAACAGCCACCTCACAACCAACTACCCCACTTGAAAACTGGACGTCAAAAACACACCCAACCAGTTCTACTGATGATCTGAATCTGGCCAGTGATACTGCACACACCACTGTTcttttagacacatttaaaagccCAGAAGCTGGCAAAAGATCAGAAATCAATTTCCCAGCTTTCCTTACCACACGACACGACAGCACACACCCAACAAGTGTTACGCAAGTATACAAGAAAAGCACAGATGTTTCTGTCACAGAAAGAAACTATCAAGGATTGGCTGCAACAAAAGATAGTAGTTTATTGAGCAGTCGGTTTCCGGATCTCATGGTTAGCACTTCCGATAAAGCGATTACATCAACTGATGACCATTTAAGTAGTACTGGTCTGACAACCTCCTCTTTGCCAAATGCCAGGCCTAATGTACTTATTTCCACCACATTTGATTCAGGGCAAAGTACCGATTCTCTCAGTTCCCCCAGTGCAACcagaataatacacaacaaaACCATTGGTGGCCCAACAATATCTACTGACACCCCAGTAAAAATCACAGCTCGCACAAACACAGGCTCTGATTCTAAAAACTTGTTACCAACCACAACCAGTCAGAGTTGGTTGTCAAGTACTACCTCTGATATTACAACCTTCAATAATCCAAGTGCCTTCACAAACAACTGGACAACCAACAACATTCAAAGCACTTTGAAATCTGAACTGAAAGCCACCACTGACATTCCAATCACCACCAACAAGCAGCTTCTTTCACCCAAAGCAAACCAGACTACCAGCAATGCATTGATTATCACCCCTGCTACTGACACTAAGAACTCTGTCTACCCAACAACTGCAATATTAAGGGAGACAACCAGTATGCCTGTCACAGATGACAATGGTTTATCTACCATGTTGTATGAAGGTACTCCTGCCCCTACAACTCCCCAGACAAGCAGAGCctccgtgcctaaaactactgAACAAAACACCAACACGGAAGCTAAGATTTCCTCCATTTCAGTCAAAAGCACTGAAAACCCACTAATGATTGATGCCATGGCAAACCTAAAAGACACTCTTATAACCACAACAACTGCACTTACCACTATGGCTTCCATGACTAACACTACAGGAGTAAACAGTTGGACTGATCCTTTGACTTATACTACAACACATCATTTCACAAATATCCTTAACACAAGCTCTTCTACAACAACGGGACCTCCTGAAATACCTGCTACCAGTGCCACAGTTTACTCATCTAAATCCAACAACACCCCAATTCGGACCACACCACTTAGCATTGGCACAAAATCACCAATAGCCACAGCTCTCGGTGATGTCAAAGGTACTGAAAATAGAAGTGCAGTCACAGAAAACCTGTTCAATAGTCTCCTCTCTACCTTGGCTTCTGAAACACCTATTCAAAATCAAGGTTCCGCTACCTCCAATTGGACTGtcaacacatttaaaagtgcAGCTTCGACCACTCATGAAACATTAAGTGACACTCCCCAAACCACCACAGATCCCCAAACAAATTCAGCTTTGATTATGTCCTCCACAGTGCTTACCAAAACCAATGACACTGCGGCATTCTCTGGACTTACTGAAAATTCAAAAGGTGAAATCCCATGGGACATAAAGGATTTGTCAACAGATATGTTTCCCAGCAGTATTACAGACGTCACATCCACTGACATGTCAGTTACATCCTCGTTTCATAAAACATCAATAGACTCAGTGTTCAACGCTACACTAGCCAACACGGTCAGTGGAACGCAAAACACCACCACACCCACTTTAATAACAGCCACCTCACAACCAACTACCCCACTTAAAAACTGGACGTCAAAAACACACCCAACCAGTTCTACTGGTGATCTGAATCTGGCCAGTGATACTGCACACACCACTGTTcttttagacacatttaaaagccCAGAAGCTGGCAAAAGATCAGAAATCAATTTCCCAGCTTTCCTTACCACACGACACGACAGCACACACCCAACAAGTGCTACGCAAGTATACAAGAAAAGCACAGATGTTTCTGTCACAGAAAGAAACTATCAAGGATTGGCTGCAACAAAAGATAGTAGTTTATTGAGCAGTCGGTTTCCGGATCTCATGGTTAGCACTTCCGATAAAGCGACTACATCAACTGATGACCATTTAAGTAGTACTGGTCTGACAACCTCCTCTTTGCCAAATGCCAGGCCTAATGTACTTATTTCCACCACATTTGATTCAGGGCAAAGTACCGATTCTCTCAGTTCCCCCAGTGCAACCACAATAACACACAGCAAAACCATTGGTGGCCCAACAATATCTACTGACACCCCAGTAAAAATCACACCTCGCACAAACACAGGCTCTGATTCTAAAAACTTGTTACCAACCACAACCAGTCAGAGTTGGTTGTCAAGTACTACCTCTGATATTACAACCTTCAATAATCCAAGTGCCTTCACAAACAACTGGACAACCAACAACATTCAAAGCACTTTGAAATCTGAACTGAAAGCCACCACTGACATTCCAATCACCACCAACAAGCAGCTTCTTTCACCCAAAGCAAACCAGACTACCAGCAATGCATTGATTATCACCCCTGCTACTGACACTAAGAACTCTGTCTACCCAACAACTGCAATATTAAGGGAGACAACCAGTATGCCTGTCACAGATGACAATGGTTTATCTACCATGTTGTATGAAGGTACTCCTGCCCCTACAACTCCCCAGACAAGCAGAGCctccgtgcctaaaactactgAACAAAACACCAACACGGAAGCTAAGATTTCCTCCACTTCAGTCAAAAGCACTGAAAACCCACTAATGATTGATGCCATGGCAAACCTAAAAGACACTCTTATAACCACAACAACTGCACTTACCACTATGGCTTCCATGACTAACACTACAGGAGTAAACAGTTGGACTGATCCTTTGACTTATACTACAACACATCATTTCACAAATATCCTTAACACAAGCTCTTCTACAACAACGGGACCTCCTGAAATACCTGCTACCAGTGCCACAGTTTACTCATCTAAATCCAACAACACCCCAATTCGGACCACACCACTCAGCATTGGCACAAAATCACCAATAGCCACAGCTCTCGGTGATGTCAAAGGTACTGAAAATAGAAGTGCAGTCACAGAAAACCTGTTCAATAGTCTCCTCTCTACCTTGGCTTCTGAAACACCTATTCAAAATCAAGGTTCCGCTACCTCCAATTGGACTGtcaacacatttaaaagtgcAGCTTCGACCACTCATGAAACATTAAGTGACACTCCCCAAACCACCACAGATCCCCAAACAAATTCAGCTTTGATTATGTCCTCCACAGTGCTTACCAAAACCAATGACACTGCGGCATTCTCTGGACTTGCTGAAAATTCAAAAGGTGAAATCCCAAGGGACATAAAGGATTTGTCAACAGACATGCATCCCAGCAGTATTACAGATGTCACATCCACTGACATGTCAGTTACATCCTCGTTTCATAAAACATCAATAGACTCAGTGTTCAACGCTACACTAGCCAACACGATCAGTGGAACGCAAAACACCACCACACCCACTTTAATAACAGCCACCTCACAACCAACTACCCCACTTGAAAACTGGACGTCAAAAACACACCCAACCAGTTCTACTGATGATCTGAATCTGGCCAGTGATACTGCACACACCACTGTTcttttagacacatttaaaagccCAGAAGCTGGCAAAAGATCAGAAATCAATTTCCCAGCTTTCCTTACCACACGACACGACAGCACACACCCAACAAGTGTTACGCAAGTATACAAGAAAAGCACAGATGTTTCTGTCACAGAAAGAAACTATCAAGGATTGGCTGCAACAAAAGATAGTAGTTTATTGAGCAGTCGGTTTCCGGATCTCATGGTTAGCACTTCCGATAAAGCGACTACATCAACTGATGACCATTTAAGTAGTACTGGTCTGACAACCTCCTCTTTGCCAAATGCCAGGCCTAATGTACTTATTTCCACCACATTTGATTCAGGGCAAAGTACCGATTCTCTCAGTTCCCCCAGTGCAACCACAATAACACACAGCAAAACCATTGGTGGCCCAACAATATCTACTGACACCCCAGTAAAAATCACAGCTCGCACAAACACAGGCTCTGATTCTAAAAACTTGTTACCAACCACAACCAGTCAGAGTTGGTTGTCAAGTACTACCTCTGATATTACAACCTTCAATAATCCAAGTGCCTTCACAAACAACTGGACAACCAACAACATTCAAAGCACTTTGAAATCTGAACTGAAAGCCACCACTGACATTCCAATCACCACCAACAAGCAGCTTCTTTCACCCAAAGCAAACCAGACTACCAGTGATGCATTGATTATCACCCCTGCTACTGACACTAAGAACTCTGTCTACCCAACAACTGCAATATTAAGGGAGACAACCAGTATGCCTGTCACAGATGACAATGGTTTATCTACCATGTTGTATGAAGGTACTCCTGCCCCTACAACTCCCCAGACAAGCAGAGCctccgtgcctaaaactactgAACAAAACACCAACACGGAAGCTAAGATTTCCTCCACTTCAGTCAAAAGCACTGAAAACCCACTAATGATTGATGCCATGGCAAACCTAAAAGACACTCTTATAACCACAACAACTGCACTTACCACTATGGCTTCCATGACTAACACTACAGGAGTAAACAGTTGGACTGATCCTTTGACTTATACTACAACACATCATTTCACAAATATCCTTAACACAAGCTCTTCTACAACAACGGGACCTCCTAAAATACCTGCTACCAGTGCCACAGTTTACTCATCTAAATCCAACAACACCCCAATTCGGACCACACCACTCAGCATTGGCACAAAATCACCAATAGCCACAGCTCTCGGTGATGTCAAAGGTACTGAAAATAGAAGTGCAGTCACAGAAAACCTGTTCAATAGTCTCCTCTCTACCTTGGCTTCTGAAACACCTATTCAAAATCAAGGTTCCGCTACCTCCAATTGGACTGtcaacacatttaaaagtgcAGCTTCGACCACTCATGAAACATTAAGTGACACTCCCCAAACCACCACAGATCCC